The Streptomyces sp. A2-16 sequence TGCGGGCCGGGACCGCTACCGGCGGGTGCGGCACGCCATCAGCGACGGGGCCATCGTCGAGGTGGGCCGCCCGCAGCTGGCCCCGGTCCGGCTGCACACCGACCACCTTCCCGGCCCGGTGCCGGTCGTCCTCTACGCCCCCACCTGGGAGGGCTGGAGCGACGACGACTGCCACACCTCGCTGATCCCCATGGGCGTACCCCTGGTCGAGAGGCTGCTCGCGGAGAACGTCCGGATCATCTACAAGCCGCACCCCCTCACCGGCAAGCGCTCCGCCGAGGCGGCCGCCGCGGACCGGAGGATCCGGGAGCTGCTGCGCGCCGACGAGGACCGGCACATGGCGGACGCGAGACCCCGGCTCCAGGAGATCCGGGCCCGCCTCGACGAGATGTCCGGGCGCCACGAGGGCGACGACGCCCAGCAGCTGAGGGACGCGCGCATGCCCGGCCCCGACGGCGCTGCCGAGTGGCAGGAGCTGCACGCCGAGTGGCACCGGATCTTCTGGGCGAGCCGCTCCGGCGCCCGGCACCATGTGATCCTCGAACAGCTGCCCACCCTGTACGAGTGCTTCAACCAGGCGGACCTCCTCATCAGCGACGTCTCCTCGGTGGTCGCCGACTTCGTGGCCAGCCTCAAGCCGTACGTCCTCACCAACGCCCACGACCTGCCCGACGAGGAGTTCCGGGCCGCCTACACCACCGCGGGCGGCGCGTATCTGCTCGACCGTGCCTGCACCCGGCTGCCGGAGATCCTGCGCTCGGTCCGCGAGCCCCTCCACGACCCCATGGCCCCGCGGCGCCGCACTCTCAAGGAGTACGTCCTCGGCCCGGACCACCCGACCTCCATGGAGCGCTTCAACGCCGCGGTCAACGACCTGGCCGACCGGTCGGCGGCGGAACGCGCCGCGGACCTCCTGGCCCCGCTCGCCTGACACCGCCCCGCGCATAGCACCTCCCCGCCACGCAGGGCACAGGACACGCGCGTGTCGTCCGGAGGTCGGCACGCGTTAACCAGGGCGTCCGTCTCGCGACGACCCTGGAGTGACCCCCGTGCGAAAACCCCTCCCCCGCCTGCGGTCCGCGCTGCGGCTGCCGGGCCGGCAGACCACGACGAGAGCACTCGTCGCCGCCGTCCTGGCAGCCGCCGTCGTCGCCCAGGCCGTCGCCGCCCTGCGCCCGCACGTCCCGCTGCTGCTCGCCGCGACGGCCGCCTCCCTGGCCGTCGAGGGCGTCCTGCACCGCTGGCAGCGGGGCATGGTGTCCCTGTTCGCGAAGTCGCACGCGGACATCACCGTGCGGCATGTCCTGCGCGACCTGCTGCTGGTCCTCGGCCTGCTGCGGCTGACCCCGGAGGACGAGGAGACGGCATACACCGTGCTGGTGGCCGGTCTGCTCGCCTTCTACGCGCTGCACTGCGCGATCCAGGCGGTCTCGGTCCTGGTCCGCCGCACCCGCACCCTCCCGGTGGTCACCCGCAACATCGACGCCTCCGCGCTGCGCCTGACACCGGCCCCGCCCGCCCTGCTGCGCCGCCCCGGCCCCCGGCTGCTGGTCCACGGCCTGCCCGCCACGGCGGGCCTCCTGGTCACGGCCGCCACGGGGGAGCCCCGGTGGGCGGCCTTCGGCATCGCGATGTCCCTCGGGCTCGCGCTCATGGGCCTGGCGGACCTTCTCGTACGACTGCTGCCGAGCCGGCGCCCGGCGGGCGAGCAGGAGGTGCTGGAGTGGTTCGACGCGTGGCTCGCCGAGTACCGGCCGACCGTCGGTCTGTACTTCTCCGGCGGGTCCACGTCCGCCTACCAGGCCAACATGTGGCTGGAGCCGCTCGCCAAGCTCGACGGGAAGCCGGTCATCGTCCTGCGCGAGCGGTTCATGATGCAGAAGATCGCCGCGACCGACGTCCCGATCGTCTGCCTGCCGAAGGTGTCCACGCTGCTGCGCCTGGAGCAGTCCACGCTCCAGGTCCTGATCCACCCGTCGAACTCCGGCAAGACCTCCCAGGTCCTGCGCATCCCCACGATCAAGCACACCTTCGTCAACCACGGCGAGAGCGACAAGCTGTCCTCCTGCAACCCGTACGCGAAGGCCTACGACGAGGTGTGGGTGGCCGGACCCGCGGCGCGCGAGCGGTACGCGGCGGCCGAGGTGGGCGTCGAGGACAAGGACGTGGTGGAGATCGGCCGCCCGCAACTGGAGGCCGTACGGCCGTACGAGGGGCCGCCCACCGGGGCTGTGACGGTGCTGTACGCCCCGACCTGGGAGGGCTGGGACGGCAATCCCGGCAACACCTCGGTGATCGAGGCGGGCGAGAACATCGTGCGGGCACTGCTGGCGGACCCCGGGGTACGGCTGCTGTACAAGCCGCATCCGCTGACCGGGTCGGTGGACGCGCGGGCGGGCGCGGCGGACCTGCGGATCCGTGAGCTGGTGCGGGCGGCGAACCGGGAACGGGCCGGGGAGCGACCCGCCGACAGCGGTGAGCTCTCCCGCAGGACCAGGGAGTTGGACCGGCTCACCATCGCGTCCTTCCGGTCGGCGGCGGACTCGGTGGAGCGGATGCTGCTCCAGTCCACCCCGGAGCCGGGCCGCGCGGAGGCGGTGGCCCGGGCGACGGCGGCCTGGGAGCGTGCGTACTGGGCCTCGCTGCCGGAGTGGGAGCACCAGGTCGTCACCGACGCCCGGCCCGCGCTGTACGCCTGCTTCAACCGGGCCGACCTGCTGATCAGCGATGTGTCCAGTGTGGTCAGCGACTTCCTGGCGAGCGGGAAGCCGTACGCGGTCGCGAACACGAGCGGCCTGACCGAGGCCGCGTTCCGGGCGGCCTTCCCCACGGCGGGAGCGGCGACCGTGCTGACGCCGGACGCGGTGGGGGTGCCCGCGCTGCTGGACGCGGTACGTCATCCGGAGCGGGACGAGCTCGTGGCCGCGCGCGCCGGGTTGAAGCGGCGGTTGCTGGGGCCGGACGAGCCGTCCTCGCAGGAACGGTTCGACATGGCCGTACAGGCGTTGTGCGCGGCGGCTCGGGGGCGGGGGCTTCCGGGGCAGCGGCGGGAGGAGGGGACCGTGTGCGTCTCCGGGACGCTCACGCTGCCGGGGTGAGGACCCTGCGCGCCTTGCGGACCGCCCGACGCAGCAGCTGGTCGACCCCGACCTCACGGTAGCCGGGCACCTCGCGGGCCTCCCGCGGCTCGGCCAGATAGAGCGCGTCGGGCAGGCCCGTCGACCGGTCGCGGAAGAACGGGTAGGCGAAGAACACCCGGCGGCCGCCCTTCTCCAGCACCGCCTCCGGGGTCTTCCTCGCCTTCATGAACTCCAGGACCTCCACCAGGAGATCCGGGCGTCCCATCGCCACCAGCTGGAGCCGCAGGCGCTCGTGGACGCGGAGGCGGTGGGCCACCTCGCCCGTCCAGTAGGCGTCCACCAAGGGCTTCGCCAGCTCCAGCTTCTCCCGGCGCACCGCCTCGCTGTCCTTGAGGAACTTCGGGCCGAACTGCGGGAGCAGGGTGACGAGGAAGGGGCGGACCATCAGGGAGTCGCGTCTCGCGCCCGGCGGGACCATGTCGGCGATCAGGGTCATCAGGGCCCGCGCGGAGTCGAAGCGCAGGGTGTGGCTGCCGGTCCTGGTGACGTGCTTGCCGTCCTCGCGTCCCACCAGGTAGTAGCAGGTGTGGTCGGCGATCACGGAGACGCCGTCGGCCCGCAGATAGGCCTCCATCGTGAACAGGGCGTCCTCGCCCGTCCACAGGGATTCGTCGAAGCGCATGCTGTGCTGTTCGAGGAACGCGCGGCGGAACAGCTTCTGCGCGCTCAGCGTGAACTTGATGTTGGAGGAGAAGACGTCGGTGCGCTCCAGGGTCTGGCCCCACATCGACGTCGGCGGCTTGCGGTTGACGCCTTCGACACGGCCCAGGACGACGTCCGT is a genomic window containing:
- a CDS encoding glycosyltransferase family 2 protein, yielding MTVAQPDVTVVIGAYEAMPYLVECLASVEAQTIGHARLEVIAIDDGSADGTGEYLEEFAARTPLDVTVIRQDNSGGPSGPRNVGLGKATGRYVFFLDADDRLGPEALQRMVEMADRNGTDVVLGRVEGVNRKPPTSMWGQTLERTDVFSSNIKFTLSAQKLFRRAFLEQHSMRFDESLWTGEDALFTMEAYLRADGVSVIADHTCYYLVGREDGKHVTRTGSHTLRFDSARALMTLIADMVPPGARRDSLMVRPFLVTLLPQFGPKFLKDSEAVRREKLELAKPLVDAYWTGEVAHRLRVHERLRLQLVAMGRPDLLVEVLEFMKARKTPEAVLEKGGRRVFFAYPFFRDRSTGLPDALYLAEPREAREVPGYREVGVDQLLRRAVRKARRVLTPAA